A window from Nitrosopumilus sp. encodes these proteins:
- the fsa gene encoding fructose-6-phosphate aldolase codes for MKIFLDTANLESIRKFNDMGLLDGITTNPSLMSKEGGNPKDAMKEITNIIKGDVSLEVVSTEYSGMMEEGKRLREYGNNVVVKVPMTPDGLKACKSLSSEGIPVNVTLIFSPNQALLAAKSGAKYVSPFIGRLDDIGQDGMHLIKEIKEIFSHYNFGTQILVASIRHPLHVIDAAKIGADVVTLPPAVLDKMLEHPLTKIGLENFLADWNKLKSSNADIKI; via the coding sequence ATGAAAATTTTTCTTGATACCGCTAATCTTGAATCTATTAGAAAATTCAATGATATGGGATTACTAGATGGTATTACAACCAATCCCTCTCTTATGTCAAAGGAAGGTGGCAATCCAAAAGATGCAATGAAAGAGATTACAAACATCATTAAAGGTGATGTTAGTTTGGAAGTTGTTAGTACAGAATATTCTGGAATGATGGAAGAAGGAAAACGTCTTCGTGAATATGGTAATAATGTTGTTGTCAAAGTTCCTATGACACCTGATGGTCTAAAAGCATGCAAATCCCTTTCATCTGAGGGAATACCTGTCAATGTTACATTGATCTTTTCTCCAAATCAAGCTTTACTTGCTGCAAAATCAGGGGCAAAGTATGTTAGTCCATTTATTGGTAGACTAGATGACATCGGTCAAGATGGGATGCATCTAATTAAAGAAATTAAAGAAATTTTTTCACATTATAATTTTGGAACACAAATTCTTGTTGCAAGTATTCGTCATCCTTTACATGTAATTGATGCTGCAAAAATAGGAGCAGATGTAGTAACATTACCACCCGCAGTTTTAGATAAAATGCTAGAACACCCATTGACAAAAATTGGTTTAGAGAATTTCCTTGCAGACTGGAACAAACTAAAATCAAGTAATGCTGATATCAAAATTTAG
- a CDS encoding transketolase family protein, translating into MNEPIMTDMRSAYSKSLIQAGKEDPNIVVLGADTTDSLKTSEFGKIFPERFFNVGIAEGNLVTISSGLAISGKIPFASTYAIFLPGRAVDQIRNNVAYPSLPGGRKGLNVKLVVSHGGLSVGPDGGSHQQIEDIAIMRVIPNFHVFIPADTVAVSKLIQLMAREYGPFYMRMARSKTPLIHSESQDFQIGKGITLRDGSDCTIAACGITVRMALEAAESLQQEGISCRVLDIFSIKPLDHGILEKAARETGCIVTTEEHNIIGGMGSAVAESVSESYPVPIRRIGVQDMFGESARDDEIHLLLERHGITSFNMVKQVQEIRSKKL; encoded by the coding sequence TTGAATGAACCAATAATGACTGACATGCGTTCAGCATATTCAAAATCTTTGATTCAAGCTGGAAAAGAAGATCCAAATATCGTTGTTTTAGGTGCAGATACAACTGATTCACTAAAAACTTCTGAATTTGGTAAAATATTTCCAGAAAGATTTTTTAATGTAGGAATTGCCGAAGGAAATCTCGTTACAATTTCATCTGGATTGGCAATTTCTGGAAAGATTCCATTTGCTAGCACTTATGCTATATTTCTGCCTGGAAGAGCAGTTGATCAAATTCGAAATAATGTTGCTTACCCATCTCTCCCTGGTGGCAGAAAAGGTCTTAATGTTAAATTAGTTGTATCTCATGGTGGTTTGTCTGTTGGTCCTGACGGTGGCTCACATCAACAAATTGAAGATATTGCAATAATGAGAGTAATTCCAAATTTTCACGTTTTTATTCCTGCTGATACTGTTGCAGTTTCAAAATTAATTCAGTTGATGGCAAGAGAATACGGTCCATTTTATATGAGAATGGCAAGATCAAAAACCCCTTTGATTCATTCTGAATCTCAAGATTTTCAAATTGGCAAGGGAATTACTCTAAGAGATGGCTCTGATTGCACTATTGCAGCATGTGGAATTACCGTTAGGATGGCTTTGGAAGCAGCTGAATCATTACAACAAGAAGGAATTTCTTGTAGGGTTTTAGATATTTTTTCAATAAAACCCCTTGATCATGGCATTTTGGAAAAAGCAGCAAGGGAAACTGGCTGTATTGTCACTACTGAAGAGCATAATATTATTGGTGGAATGGGATCTGCTGTAGCAGAATCTGTTTCTGAATCGTATCCTGTACCTATTAGGAGAATTGGAGTACAAGATATGTTTGGAGAATCTGCTAGAGATGATGAAATTCACTTACTTCTAGAAAGACATGGAATAACATCTTTTAATATGGTAAAACAAGTCCAAGAAATTAGGAGTAAAAAACTATGA
- a CDS encoding ribulose-phosphate 3-epimerase, with amino-acid sequence MGLNYYLTKKNVLRARKLVIESIDSAGSGHPGGSFSMAEILGCLYNKYLNFNPKNPQWEDRDRLVLSKGHAAPGLYSNLAVAGYFSESEVRTLRKFGSRLQGHPDLKCPGVEFCGGSLGTGLSYSIGMALAAKIDSKQYRVYTIIGDGESDEGQIWEAAMTAAKYKVDNLTVFLDRNFIQQDSYTEKIMPLDEQLEGDNFSEMWRDASRWKTGDKWRSFGWNVIEIDGHRIEQIDAALAKANATQGVPTIIVSRTLKGKSIEHMENNPQWHGKSPDSDIVPVINLELDSQFMIAPSIIAGDMSNLQNEIKRCVSGRSDYIHLDVMDGKFVPTKTFDHNKIKELRPLTVIPFDSHLMISEPVKHVRDYIDAGSDIITVHAEVTDESSFGEIHDLLKQDQVGVGLAINPDTELPEWSYNFLHSIDQLIVMSVVPGKSGQKYIEETHAKMARLSSILKEHNFSGYIEADGGVNLGNIGSIFRDGARVFVGGGAIIGQQDVHAAIRDFRNEVVHSRRCLLLDKCHELGGKDLVNKWIELHVIGEKQEQIKKIALDGGYL; translated from the coding sequence ATGGGTCTTAATTACTATCTCACTAAAAAGAATGTTCTTAGAGCAAGAAAACTGGTAATAGAGTCAATTGATTCGGCTGGTTCTGGTCATCCTGGAGGTTCTTTTTCTATGGCAGAAATTCTTGGGTGCCTATATAACAAATATCTTAACTTTAATCCTAAAAACCCTCAATGGGAAGATCGCGATCGTTTAGTTCTATCTAAAGGTCATGCTGCTCCAGGTTTGTATTCCAATCTGGCTGTTGCAGGATATTTTTCAGAATCTGAAGTCAGAACACTGCGAAAGTTTGGAAGTAGGTTACAGGGGCATCCAGATCTAAAATGTCCTGGTGTAGAGTTTTGTGGAGGTTCTTTAGGTACTGGACTATCTTATTCTATTGGAATGGCGCTTGCAGCAAAAATTGATTCCAAACAATATCGTGTTTATACAATTATTGGTGATGGCGAATCTGATGAAGGTCAGATTTGGGAAGCTGCTATGACGGCTGCAAAATACAAAGTTGATAACCTCACTGTTTTTCTTGATAGGAATTTTATTCAACAAGATTCCTACACTGAAAAAATAATGCCTCTTGATGAACAATTAGAAGGTGATAATTTTTCTGAAATGTGGAGAGATGCATCACGTTGGAAGACTGGTGATAAATGGAGATCATTTGGTTGGAATGTAATTGAAATTGATGGACATAGAATTGAACAAATTGATGCAGCACTTGCAAAAGCTAATGCAACACAAGGTGTACCCACAATTATTGTCTCTAGAACCCTAAAGGGAAAATCAATTGAACATATGGAAAATAATCCACAATGGCATGGTAAATCCCCTGATTCTGATATTGTTCCTGTGATTAATCTTGAGTTAGATTCTCAATTTATGATTGCGCCCTCTATTATTGCAGGAGATATGTCAAATTTACAAAATGAAATTAAAAGATGTGTATCTGGCAGATCTGATTATATTCATCTTGATGTGATGGATGGCAAATTTGTCCCTACAAAAACTTTTGACCATAATAAAATCAAAGAACTACGACCTCTCACTGTTATTCCATTTGATTCTCATTTAATGATTAGCGAACCCGTAAAACATGTTAGAGATTACATCGATGCTGGAAGTGATATTATAACAGTTCATGCAGAAGTTACTGACGAATCCAGTTTTGGAGAGATTCATGATCTATTGAAACAAGATCAAGTTGGTGTCGGACTTGCAATTAATCCTGATACTGAATTGCCTGAATGGTCATACAACTTTCTACATTCTATTGATCAACTTATTGTCATGTCAGTGGTGCCTGGAAAATCTGGTCAAAAATACATTGAAGAAACACATGCAAAAATGGCAAGGTTGAGTTCTATCTTAAAAGAACACAATTTTTCGGGTTATATTGAAGCTGACGGTGGAGTAAATCTTGGAAATATTGGTTCTATTTTTAGAGATGGAGCGCGTGTATTTGTTGGTGGTGGAGCTATAATTGGACAGCAGGACGTACATGCTGCAATCAGGGATTTTAGGAATGAAGTTGTACATTCTAGAAGATGTCTTCTACTTGATAAATGTCATGAGTTAGGAGGAAAGGACTTGGTAAACAAATGGATTGAGTTACATGTCATAGGAGAAAAACAAGAACAAATTAAAAAAATTGCGCTAGATGGAGGATACCTTTGA
- a CDS encoding leucyl aminopeptidase: MRIRIESSKKKTSLLCGFVLENSTTVLGLEKFDAKKSSIIDQTVKDMKGKLGALSIIPCSEKDSIQRILLAGLGEKGNMTKDTIRSVSGKIAQKARELKLKEFTIIAPPSFVEDTILSVSQIVEGSKMGLYKFDNFKSEKLDDSPDLTIIVSKSDKISKAIKNAEIIADGAIFTKSIANLPPNKCTPTTLANFAKTISKNNKLKCKVISEPELKKRGFCGISAVGQGSKNQPKLIVLEYNNGSRNERPIVLVGKAVTFDTGGISLKPGDKMDEMKFDKCGGCTVLGIMKAVSELKLPINVVGIIPSVENMPGGESYRPGDIIKLYSGKTAEILNTDAEGRLILADALSYGEKTYSPKTIIDFATLTGACIVALGTNVAGMVSNNEKLTKKIYDASSRTTEEVWELPLNQDYMDMIKSEVADMKNVGIGRAAGTITAAAFLRNAIKDTPWVHLDIAGVAWTQTGTKEKSYNPKGATGFGVRLILDYLQNL; encoded by the coding sequence ATGAGAATTAGAATTGAGAGTTCAAAAAAGAAAACTAGCCTTCTTTGTGGATTTGTGTTAGAAAATTCAACCACAGTTTTAGGATTGGAAAAGTTCGATGCTAAAAAATCCTCAATCATAGATCAAACTGTAAAAGATATGAAAGGAAAATTAGGAGCATTAAGCATAATTCCTTGTTCAGAAAAAGATTCAATTCAAAGAATTCTGCTTGCAGGGTTGGGTGAAAAGGGCAATATGACAAAAGATACCATCAGATCAGTGTCTGGAAAAATTGCTCAAAAAGCAAGAGAGTTAAAATTAAAAGAGTTTACTATAATTGCACCTCCAAGTTTTGTGGAAGATACAATTTTGTCAGTTTCTCAGATTGTAGAAGGATCAAAAATGGGATTATACAAATTTGATAATTTCAAATCAGAAAAATTAGATGATTCTCCAGATTTGACAATTATTGTTTCTAAATCAGATAAAATTTCAAAGGCTATCAAAAATGCCGAGATTATTGCAGATGGTGCAATATTTACAAAAAGTATTGCAAATTTACCTCCAAACAAATGTACACCTACTACACTAGCAAATTTTGCAAAAACAATTTCTAAAAATAATAAGTTAAAATGCAAAGTTATTTCTGAACCCGAACTAAAAAAGAGAGGTTTTTGTGGAATATCCGCAGTTGGTCAAGGAAGTAAAAACCAACCAAAACTAATTGTTTTAGAATATAATAACGGATCAAGAAATGAAAGACCCATAGTTCTAGTAGGAAAGGCAGTAACATTTGACACAGGTGGTATATCATTAAAACCAGGAGACAAAATGGATGAAATGAAATTTGATAAATGTGGTGGATGTACAGTTCTTGGAATTATGAAAGCAGTATCAGAGTTAAAACTACCAATCAATGTTGTAGGAATTATTCCTTCTGTTGAAAATATGCCTGGTGGTGAATCATACAGACCTGGCGATATTATAAAATTGTATAGTGGAAAAACTGCAGAAATTCTAAATACAGATGCAGAAGGTAGATTGATTTTAGCTGATGCATTATCATATGGAGAAAAAACTTATTCACCAAAAACAATAATTGATTTTGCTACATTGACAGGTGCATGTATAGTTGCATTAGGTACCAATGTGGCCGGAATGGTATCAAATAACGAAAAACTAACAAAGAAGATCTATGACGCTTCCAGCAGAACCACAGAAGAGGTTTGGGAACTTCCATTAAATCAAGATTACATGGATATGATAAAATCAGAAGTCGCAGATATGAAAAATGTCGGAATAGGCAGAGCTGCTGGAACCATCACGGCTGCAGCTTTTTTGAGGAATGCCATTAAAGATACACCGTGGGTTCACTTAGATATTGCAGGAGTTGCGTGGACACAGACAGGTACAAAAGAAAAATCGTATAATCCAAAGGGTGCAACAGGTTTTGGAGTAAGATTGATTTTAGATTATTTACAAAATCTGTAA
- a CDS encoding ribosome biogenesis/translation initiation ATPase RLI — MTHRVAVLDQDLCQPKKCGLECIKYCPVNKSGAECIILNEESKKAQIDEDICNGCGICVKVCPFDAITIVNLASELATDKIHQYGVNSFRLYKLPTPKKGEVVGLLGRNGMGKSTVVNILSGNLKPNLGRYENPPEWDEILKHYSGTELKQHFDKIQQKQIRASIKPQQVHHIAEAFEGTGKELLDRYDERGVSRELIKELGLENSLEHSLKELSGGELQRIAVAAAASKDAEFYFFDEPSSYNDVFQRTGVARVIQNLASIGKSVMVVEHDLTLLDFLSDYIEVLYGEPAAYGIVSTILSTKIGINVFLDGYLPNENVRFRDKKFSFDVSSSTTDIFEEGSTIVTYPKLVKEYPTFSVTIEPGQVRKGEVVGIMGANALGKTTMMKMIAGVEKPNVGSIDKKIKIAYKPQYLQNDIDVEVISVLDKANGNQVEGSMEEEQILEPLKIKKLYNKSIKNLSGGELQKIAVASCLLQKVDLYALDEPSAFLDVEDRIAVAKFIQKFVRSFGKSAIIIDHDLQLMDLVSDTMVIFEGESGVTGKATSPMRKADAMNRFLKSLDISFRRDERSLRPRVNKLKSRLDKDQKTSGNFYYKH; from the coding sequence ATGACACATAGAGTTGCAGTTTTGGATCAGGATCTTTGTCAACCAAAGAAATGTGGTTTAGAGTGCATAAAATATTGTCCAGTTAATAAATCGGGAGCTGAATGTATTATTCTAAACGAAGAGTCAAAAAAGGCTCAGATTGATGAAGATATCTGTAATGGGTGTGGAATATGTGTCAAAGTATGTCCATTTGATGCAATCACAATTGTGAATCTAGCTAGCGAGTTAGCTACAGATAAAATTCATCAATATGGAGTAAACTCATTTCGATTATACAAGTTACCAACTCCAAAAAAAGGAGAGGTTGTAGGATTACTAGGAAGGAATGGAATGGGTAAAAGTACAGTAGTCAACATATTATCAGGTAATTTAAAACCGAATCTAGGCAGATATGAAAATCCTCCAGAATGGGATGAGATTTTAAAACATTATAGTGGTACAGAACTAAAACAGCATTTTGATAAAATTCAACAAAAACAAATTCGTGCATCGATTAAACCTCAACAAGTACATCATATTGCAGAAGCATTTGAAGGAACAGGAAAAGAACTTCTTGACAGGTATGATGAAAGAGGAGTTTCAAGAGAGCTAATCAAAGAATTAGGATTAGAAAATTCATTAGAACACAGTTTAAAGGAATTAAGTGGAGGAGAGTTACAAAGAATTGCAGTTGCTGCTGCTGCATCTAAAGATGCAGAATTTTACTTTTTTGATGAACCATCTTCATATAATGATGTTTTTCAAAGAACTGGAGTTGCTCGTGTAATTCAAAATCTGGCAAGTATTGGAAAAAGCGTAATGGTGGTAGAGCATGATCTAACATTACTTGATTTTCTTAGTGACTATATCGAAGTATTATATGGAGAACCAGCAGCATATGGAATTGTTTCAACTATTCTATCTACAAAGATTGGGATTAATGTATTTCTTGACGGTTATTTACCAAATGAAAATGTTAGATTTAGAGACAAAAAATTTTCTTTTGATGTATCATCATCAACTACCGATATATTTGAAGAAGGAAGTACAATTGTCACATATCCAAAATTAGTAAAAGAATATCCCACATTTTCAGTTACAATTGAGCCTGGTCAAGTAAGAAAAGGCGAAGTTGTAGGAATAATGGGTGCAAATGCTCTAGGTAAAACAACAATGATGAAAATGATTGCAGGAGTTGAAAAACCAAATGTGGGGAGTATCGATAAAAAAATAAAGATAGCATACAAACCACAATATCTTCAAAACGATATTGATGTAGAAGTCATATCAGTATTAGACAAAGCAAATGGCAATCAAGTTGAAGGGAGTATGGAAGAAGAACAAATACTTGAACCATTAAAAATTAAAAAATTATACAACAAATCTATTAAGAATCTTTCAGGAGGTGAATTGCAAAAGATTGCAGTTGCATCATGTCTTTTGCAAAAAGTAGATTTGTATGCATTAGATGAGCCATCAGCATTTTTAGATGTAGAAGATAGAATTGCAGTTGCAAAATTTATACAGAAATTTGTTCGTTCCTTTGGAAAATCTGCAATTATTATTGATCATGATTTACAGTTAATGGATTTAGTATCAGATACAATGGTGATTTTTGAGGGGGAATCAGGAGTGACAGGTAAAGCTACATCACCAATGCGAAAAGCTGATGCCATGAACAGATTCCTAAAATCTCTGGACATTTCATTTAGAAGAGATGAGAGAAGTCTAAGACCACGTGTAAATAAATTAAAAAGTAGATTAGATAAGGATCAAAAAACATCTGGTAACTTCTATTACAAGCATTGA
- a CDS encoding class I SAM-dependent methyltransferase family protein, with amino-acid sequence MLKKALENVLTAKESDELISSFDQIGDIIILRIPDALSSKKKIIGETLLNEVKIARSVFYQASAVEGDFRTRDLEILAGEDNTETEYKEFGCKFIVDVENAFFSPRLSTERERIANLIQDGEVVTNMFAGIGMFSIMAAKKKKCTVYSLDINPVASKLCEKNIAINKLTGKVISINGDASKIINEQLINKSDRTLMLLPEKSDEFLESAINATKDNGTIHYYSHIHADKKSDAGKLSEEHYLQVTPVKSEILDSKIVRPVGPRYYQTVVDVRISK; translated from the coding sequence ATGTTAAAAAAAGCACTAGAAAATGTGCTTACAGCAAAAGAAAGTGATGAGTTAATTTCATCATTTGATCAGATCGGAGATATAATCATCTTAAGAATTCCAGATGCTCTATCTTCAAAGAAAAAAATCATTGGAGAGACATTGTTAAATGAAGTAAAAATAGCTAGGAGTGTATTTTATCAGGCGTCTGCTGTAGAAGGTGATTTTAGAACCAGAGATCTAGAAATTCTTGCAGGAGAAGACAATACAGAGACAGAATACAAAGAATTTGGCTGTAAATTCATAGTAGATGTAGAAAATGCATTTTTTTCACCTAGGCTGTCAACAGAGAGAGAAAGAATTGCAAATTTAATTCAAGATGGGGAGGTGGTAACCAACATGTTTGCAGGAATTGGAATGTTTTCCATCATGGCTGCTAAAAAGAAAAAATGTACAGTTTACAGCCTAGATATCAATCCAGTTGCCTCAAAGCTATGTGAGAAAAATATTGCAATAAACAAACTTACTGGAAAAGTAATTTCCATAAATGGTGATGCATCTAAAATAATTAATGAACAATTAATTAATAAATCAGATAGAACGTTAATGTTGTTACCTGAAAAATCTGATGAGTTTTTAGAATCAGCAATCAATGCAACCAAAGATAATGGAACCATTCATTATTATTCACATATTCATGCAGATAAAAAATCAGATGCAGGAAAACTTTCAGAAGAACATTATCTTCAGGTTACACCAGTAAAATCAGAAATTCTAGATTCAAAAATAGTCAGACCTGTAGGTCCAAGATATTATCAAACTGTTGTAGATGTAAGAATTTCTAAATAA
- a CDS encoding transcriptional regulator has protein sequence MDKRKGIGITIFVFCIGGFFLYAYLLMLSEWSPIVLQLSILMIAGGILGVIAWIGYVMATTKPSSASITSED, from the coding sequence GTGGACAAGCGAAAAGGAATTGGTATTACCATTTTTGTGTTCTGTATTGGAGGTTTCTTTCTCTATGCATATTTGTTAATGTTATCTGAGTGGAGTCCAATTGTTTTACAATTATCAATATTGATGATTGCTGGAGGTATTTTAGGTGTTATAGCATGGATTGGATATGTTATGGCAACAACAAAACCATCCTCTGCATCAATTACATCAGAAGATTAA
- the rimI gene encoding ribosomal protein S18-alanine N-acetyltransferase has translation MQVILRQLGDCSISRAGPSDLISVMEINLKTLPEHYSDYFYESLLTELPEAFIVAEIGGKLVGYIMCKTEYGFSNFKKLGFVKKGHVVSIAVLDEYRRKGIGQALVEESIKGVKLKKCDEFYLEVRCSNNDAVRLYEKLGFVIRQQLNAYYRDGEDAYLMAIELN, from the coding sequence ATGCAAGTTATTCTCAGACAATTAGGTGACTGTAGTATTAGTAGAGCAGGACCAAGCGATCTGATTTCTGTAATGGAGATCAATCTGAAAACTCTTCCTGAACACTATTCTGATTATTTCTATGAGAGTTTATTGACAGAACTTCCTGAGGCCTTTATAGTAGCAGAGATTGGAGGAAAACTTGTTGGATATATTATGTGTAAAACCGAATACGGTTTTTCAAATTTTAAGAAATTGGGTTTTGTCAAAAAAGGTCATGTTGTTTCAATAGCTGTTCTTGATGAATACAGAAGAAAAGGTATTGGACAAGCACTTGTTGAAGAATCAATCAAAGGTGTCAAATTAAAAAAATGTGATGAATTTTACTTGGAAGTTAGATGTAGTAATAATGATGCTGTAAGATTGTATGAGAAATTAGGATTTGTAATAAGGCAACAATTAAACGCATACTACCGTGATGGTGAAGATGCATATCTTATGGCAATTGAATTAAATTAA
- a CDS encoding site-2 protease family protein: protein MVEYTQEEVISLVNSIFEVSDINKTEFSLEFKIENLEFKSKFEDLARKLENMSYACKLEEGNDGIKHVIIQKFSPKVQRKWMSTAWTPRILFAVVVSFVMIDGYYRTSGTNSIVQIGDPLEMAGVYTLSLLGILGIHELGHIVAAKLHGLKTTWPYFIPGLPVIGIPTFGAFIQSKGLTINREILFDVAIAGPIAGLAIAIIVSIYGAYTAPVLDQDIAAGLFADSRLIEWEQGEPLLMSASLALFGKGGTGNEVIMTPVMFAAWIGFLITFLNLLPAWQLDGGHMARTLLGVKLHRYATFGSMAILVLLNYWLMAFLILILSSRNPGATPLDDVSPLTRNRKIAYIGIIGLAILCAPLPSDFLPGLLP, encoded by the coding sequence ATGGTAGAGTATACGCAGGAAGAAGTTATTTCATTAGTAAATTCCATTTTTGAAGTAAGTGATATTAATAAAACAGAATTTTCACTAGAGTTTAAAATAGAAAATTTAGAATTTAAGTCAAAATTTGAAGATTTGGCAAGAAAGTTAGAAAATATGAGTTACGCATGTAAATTAGAAGAAGGTAATGATGGCATCAAACACGTAATTATTCAGAAATTTTCTCCAAAAGTGCAAAGAAAATGGATGAGCACAGCGTGGACTCCCAGAATTTTGTTTGCAGTTGTAGTCTCATTTGTAATGATTGATGGATACTATAGAACATCTGGAACAAATTCAATAGTTCAGATCGGGGATCCTTTAGAAATGGCAGGAGTCTACACGTTATCATTATTAGGAATTTTAGGAATTCATGAACTTGGCCACATTGTTGCTGCCAAATTACATGGATTAAAAACAACTTGGCCATACTTTATTCCAGGATTGCCAGTAATAGGAATCCCAACATTTGGTGCATTTATTCAATCAAAAGGATTAACCATTAATCGAGAAATTTTATTTGATGTTGCCATTGCAGGACCTATTGCTGGATTAGCAATTGCAATAATAGTTTCGATTTACGGAGCATATACAGCACCAGTTTTAGATCAAGATATTGCAGCAGGATTATTTGCAGATTCAAGACTGATAGAATGGGAGCAGGGAGAACCATTGTTAATGTCTGCCAGTTTAGCCCTGTTTGGGAAAGGTGGAACAGGAAACGAGGTGATTATGACTCCGGTAATGTTTGCAGCATGGATTGGATTTTTAATTACATTTTTGAATTTACTTCCAGCTTGGCAATTAGATGGTGGACATATGGCAAGAACACTTCTTGGAGTAAAGCTTCACAGATATGCAACTTTTGGAAGTATGGCGATTCTTGTTTTGTTAAATTATTGGTTAATGGCGTTTTTAATTTTGATCCTGAGTTCAAGAAATCCCGGTGCAACACCATTAGATGATGTATCACCACTTACAAGAAATAGAAAAATAGCATATATTGGAATCATAGGATTAGCAATTTTGTGTGCCCCGTTACCATCAGACTTTTTACCTGGTCTTTTACCTTAA
- a CDS encoding transcriptional regulator, with protein MPEIWLNYGITDVVLDIKAENLEQKIDSEGKVLDDSAINEKLNALDLSKPIELVVLHNSKSIQKIISSLFTICEQKSKPFPKIFAEKKILNLVKAGLPEGSSINEFADVGISNSNLIFLGEMEFDGLFGYETISTRLIKKFGLDSMLSAYAKRQGNLPTPGQYPESLTEAKKFTDNFEIQGIEIIANSEGIMDFSIGHPSKTISSTKILESNSIKDIGQHKTMILSTGKDASNDNLGNSLSSLWNCSNAIKKDGLAILVAECKGGLGSDALQQYIEDRLTLEQLYNPTKYVDGMEDLLFLSEIQKNFQIGLVSIIPEFYVKKLNLISLPGIKYSMDYILKTQGGKQKVIVVSDGARILLR; from the coding sequence ATGCCTGAAATCTGGTTAAATTATGGTATTACAGACGTAGTTTTGGATATAAAGGCAGAAAATTTAGAGCAAAAAATTGATTCTGAAGGTAAAGTTCTAGATGATTCAGCGATCAATGAAAAACTAAATGCGCTTGATCTATCCAAGCCCATCGAACTTGTAGTTTTACATAATTCTAAATCTATTCAAAAAATAATATCTTCTCTTTTTACTATTTGTGAGCAAAAATCAAAACCATTTCCAAAAATCTTCGCCGAGAAAAAAATCCTAAATTTGGTCAAAGCAGGATTGCCTGAAGGAAGTTCAATCAATGAATTTGCTGATGTTGGAATTTCAAATTCAAATCTCATATTTCTGGGTGAAATGGAGTTTGATGGGTTATTTGGATATGAAACTATATCTACGCGTCTTATCAAAAAATTTGGTTTAGACTCTATGTTATCAGCATATGCTAAAAGACAAGGAAATCTTCCTACACCTGGTCAATACCCTGAAAGTCTAACTGAAGCAAAAAAATTCACTGATAACTTTGAAATTCAAGGAATAGAAATAATCGCAAACTCTGAAGGAATAATGGATTTCTCTATAGGTCATCCCTCTAAAACTATTTCATCTACAAAAATTTTAGAATCTAATTCTATCAAAGATATAGGTCAGCACAAAACGATGATACTTAGTACCGGTAAAGATGCCAGTAATGATAATCTTGGAAATTCACTATCTTCACTTTGGAATTGTTCTAATGCAATTAAAAAAGATGGCCTTGCAATATTGGTTGCTGAATGTAAAGGTGGATTGGGTTCTGATGCGCTTCAACAATACATTGAAGATAGATTAACTTTGGAACAACTATACAATCCTACTAAATATGTTGATGGAATGGAAGATTTACTATTTCTTTCAGAAATTCAAAAGAACTTCCAGATTGGATTAGTTTCAATTATCCCTGAATTTTATGTAAAGAAACTTAATTTGATTTCTTTACCCGGAATTAAATATTCGATGGATTATATTTTAAAAACACAAGGTGGAAAACAAAAAGTTATAGTGGTTTCAGACGGTGCCCGGATTTTGTTAAGGTAA